A DNA window from Hydractinia symbiolongicarpus strain clone_291-10 chromosome 6, HSymV2.1, whole genome shotgun sequence contains the following coding sequences:
- the LOC130647227 gene encoding uncharacterized protein LOC130647227, whose product MASVNVGTLRGRAGEVVEMLERRSVGMCCVQEVRWRGASVRFVEGRRARYKLFWIGNSDGYGGVGIFVAEKWVEKEIDVMRVNSRIIVIKFLIGNRIVTFLSVYAPQCGLSEEDKDKFYDELIAVTSKFGDTELVMVGGDFNGHVGKLSEGYRGVHGGYGFGSRNKEGERLLEFGMATDMVVCNTSFSKRQSRLITYESGGCKTQIDYFLVRKSDKKVVKDVKVISGEECVSQHRLLVCDIILKSVKEAKGKYRPRQKVWKLKEEIVARQFSAKVQQLAHNGQCDSDNVESTWTTLKNCLLESSDDTCGWTKGPATHRQTWWWNNEVDQCIKEKRKLWKEWKSGGSKNIYLEAKRRARTAVYKAKSEAERNRFADVLRREDQRNEVFKIAKQMKKTNQDVVGEKCIRNDEGVLASTKEEKRVAWKNHYQRLLNTEFDWDKDNMSDDDVVEGPAMQIKTEWVVEAIRKLKIGKAAGVSGIVAEMVKASGYIGVKLITSLANQIIKDGAIPSEWQSSVIVNCFKGKGDALERGNYRGVHGGYGFESRNKEERLLEFGMATDMVVCTHHSVKDRVG is encoded by the coding sequence atggctagtgtaaacgttggtactctgagaggtagagcaggtgaagtagttgaaatgttagaacgtagatctgttggtatgtgttgtgttcaggaagtcaggtggagaggagcttcagtgagatttgtggaaggtaggagggcaaggtataagcttttttggattggtaatagtgatggatatggaggagttggcatattcgttgcagagaagtgggtagaaaaagaaatagatgttatgcgtgttaatagtcgtattatagtgataaagtttttgataggtaataggattgtcacttttctgtcagtttatgctccacagtgtggactcagtgaggaagataaagataagttttatgatgagttaatagcagtcacatcaaagtttggagacactgaacttgtcatggtgggcggcgactttaatggtcatgttggaaagttatctgaaggttatagaggtgtgcatggaggctatggatttgggagcagaaataaggaaggggagagattgcttgagtttggaatggcaacagacatggtggtttgcaacacatcattcagtaagagacagagtaggctgataacatatgagtcaggtggttgtaagacacagatagattacttcctggttagaaagtcagacaagaaagtggtgaaggacgtgaaagttatatcgggggaagagtgtgtttcccagcataggttgctggtttgtgatattatcttaaagagtgttaaagaagccaagggaaagtacaggccccgtcaaaaagtctggaagctgaaggaagagattgtagcaagacaatttagtgcaaaagttcagcagttagcccacaatggtcaatgtgatagtgacaatgttgaaagtacttggactactttgaagaattgtcttctagaatcttctgatgatacctgtgggtggacgaaaggaccagctacacatagacagacctggtggtggaataatgaggttgaccagtgtataaaggaaaagaggaaactttggaaagagtggaagtcaggtggtagtaaaaatatttacttagaagctaagcgtcgcgctcgtacagcagtgtataaggcaaaatcagaagcagagagaaacagatttgcagatgtgttaagaagggaagaccagcgcaatgaggtattcaagatagcaaagcaaatgaagaagactaatcaagatgttgtaggtgagaagtgtatacgtaatgatgaaggtgttttggctagcacaaaggaggagaaaagggtagcttggaagaaccattatcagaggttgcttaacactgagtttgattgggacaagGATAatatgtctgatgatgatgttgtagaagggccagctatgcagatcaagacagaatgggtagtggaggctattaggaaattgaagattggcaaggctgcaggagtatcaggtattgttgcagagatggtaaaagcatctggatatattggagttaagcttattacaagtcttgctaaccagattataaaggatggtgctattccgagtgagtggcagtcaagtgtaatagtgaattgttttaagggcaagggtgatgcattagaaaggggtaactatagag